The stretch of DNA tgttgcttattatcatatttaatatgttcatcAGGTCATCTAACGGTCATATACTGGTAATAACTTGCGAAGGTAACTGCGGGTTTTACGAAACAGGAATTTTAACAACGCCTATGAATAAAGGATACTCTGTTCTCGGATGGAATCACCCTGGCTTTGGCGGAAGTACTGTAagtagtaatagtaatttatGTGTTTAATGCTCTTTGATTAAGAgtcataataaatttgattgaataaaTCAAACTTAACTTGTTTAAAACAGGGGTCGCCTTTCCCAGATGCCGAAATTGATGGCATGGAAGCTGTAATGCGTTATGCTGTTGAAAAATTAGGTTTTCCTGAAGAAAGAATCATCGTGTATGGCTGGAGTATTGGTGGTTACACTGCCACGTGGGCTGCGATGAATTACCCTGGTATCCATGGCCTAGTTCTCGATGCGACATTCGACGATGTTCTTCCTCTGGCCATCTCACGAATGCCAGCGGCTATCGATGGCATCGTTCGCACTGTCATCAGAGAATACTTGAACCTGAATGTCATAGAGCAGCTGAAGAGATACGACGGTCGTGTGCTTCTAGTGCGTCGAACTGATGACGAAATAATGTGTACACCAACGAATCATTTGTCGGATAATCGTGGAAATATATTGCTCACTAAATTACTTATGTACCGGTATCCTAATCTGTTTGCTAACTGCCCAGAAAGTCAAGAAGTCTTGAAGAAATACCTGGAGAATCCTACTAGTGATGCTAGTAATTCGACTATATCTCTTGCTGTCAGGACTCGTGGTAAGTTAAGGGGGAAAACCACTGTGACGGTCGAAAAAaaaggtgattttcgggaatttttttgacagggaaaataaaggaaattggggatcggattttttttattttattaagggtatattaaagattattaccctaaatttttattaaaaaatatttaattattacaaagttattaacaatctcttagagcactagaaaaaatttccccccTCTATGGTCGCATCGAGAAttcaaaaacggatcatctgaaaataaaaacccaaattgctttttaatcagtaagggTGTAGTTATCGTTGCACgtacagaatttttaaaattttaattaaaaaaaaatggcgactgattgaaaattttcgcattatttttagtgttttttttttttgttttaacccggctaaaaaaatctttaaaatcaaaatttttaaaattccgtATGTGCaacgataactacatcctcactgattaaaaagcaatttgggtttttattttcagatgatccgtttttgagtaatcgATGTGGCCATGGAGgggggaattttttttagtgctctacgagattgttaataactttctaataattaaatatttattaataaaaatttagggtaataatctttaatttaccctcaataaaataaaaaaatcaaatccccaaattcctttattttctctgtcaaaaaaattcccgaaaatcatcatttttttcgaccgtcacagtggtgtttccccttaataaattataagcaCGTAGATAATAGTTTacgatgaaatatttttttagggtTTTTCAGCAATGGAATGCCTCTCAATGAGAGTTTGTGTATAGCAAAAATAACCAATAGTTTGACGAAAAATACACCAGCTACCTATCCATCGAGTTTGGGGGAAGATTGTGATACTGTGACAAAACAACAGCTTGTTATTTATCTTGTAAGTGGAaataagtattatttatatttttttttttatggaaattttttataaaatttttatttatcgtaGGCAAATAAATACATGGAGGACCAGGTATCGCAACATTGCTCTCCACTTATTACTGAACTGTTTCACCCTGGTTGGGATCCTCTAAGCACATTTAAGCTCAGAGCAACgtaatgataatgattaaaCTGATAATTGAATTCTCATAATTAtgtgattttttaaacaaatcaGGGAAGACAAATTATCTTCCTAATTTCCTTTATCGCATTTTTCgttcagaattttaaaaaactgtgtGGTGtgcattataaattataaatatttatttccatgagAGTTggtagttaaaaataaattaaaatttttaattacataaattatgattattattattaaaattactatgGCAAtggaatttaatatttatatttaaaaaacatttttttggatGTTTgtcatcataatttttttaacgcacataaaatatgaaaaaaacacGACAagagtatttatatttaaatattttcacaatttagaattcataaaataatatttgaaaatgtagagaatatttatgaaaaataattatcaatatataaattttttaacacgtATTTAAAAGATATTGATCTCACgcaattttaagaatttattgataataaatataaatctctGTGATAACACTGCATTCAgtatttataagtaaaaatttttcttttgtaaatgcactcactcaaaaaaaatttattcatttttttatgtagcTTGTAATCTATCCAAAGTGGTTTTTAAAGACATCTTTACGTCGTAGCACGGATCATAGGTTTTGCTCTTAGCTGGGAATGATCTTTCAATTAAGAGCTTCAACATAGCTCTAGTTAATGGTGGAAAATAATCTTGTTGGCTTACTTTCTCAAGTGCTTTAAAACATCCTTCCAAATTCCAATCAgctttatttgaatttttattttcaccctgcaacaaaaaaaatttattaattaatataaacaacTGACCAcctgataaataattattcacagtttaactcaaataataattaccttgATGAGTCCTAGGTAAACCAGAAGATTATTATTGACATAAGACATCTGATTATTAGTCGTCGCGTAATCAAAGAGATGAGAGTACAATTGATCAGTCAATTTTTCAGCTTCAACTCTAATGTCTCCATATCCACTTCCACATAAAGCTGATACTTTCATGGCAACGGGTAGCAATTCATCAATATACTGTAAAGGatcttgagaatttttttcaattgcaatactctgtaacaaataatttatatttcatattttacTCTAccaaaaatcctaaaaaaaaaattgatcaacaCATACCTTAACATGCTCTAAGAGTTTGCTGGCTCTGTCGCCTTCGAgcagcaaaaaattttctccagtAGGTTCTTTCAAAAATTCCTTAACACTTATCGGTTTTTTGGGTTTAGGAATAGTAGACATTTGAATATTCGTATTAACTTTGACTGTTCCATTTTCTTTATCATCATCCTCGCTACCTTCTTTCTCAGTATCTTCGCCATCTTCACCGTCACCCTCAGAATCTTCATCTTCTTCACCACTCACTTCGTCATCAGTCGCGTCTTCCTCAAGCTGTTCCAATGATTCAATTCTGTCGTAATTTTTCAAGGATTGACGCAAAGCGTTTCTACCAGCTTCGCCAAAAGCATTCCCGTCTAGCTGTAAAGTCGCCAGCTGGGTCTTGTCAATCGTAGCTCTGGCCAGCGATTCTACAGCTCTcgtttttatttcattaaacgCCAGATTAAGTTCTACCAAAGAGGTGTGATTGCCTTGAATTCCCAAAGCATCAGCAATTACCATTGCTCCTTTAGTTTTTAGCAGACAATCTCCCAGATTCAAAGTCTCCAGAGCAGGAAAATTAGACAGAACATCTGCAAGAGCTTGAGCACCTTTAGGACCCACAGTGTTgtcatttaaattcaaaatttttaatcctgGATTAACTGACAGCCCAGTTGCCAGTGCAGAAACTCCCGGATGGTAAATTCCATTTTGAGGCATTACAACTTCTTCGAGTGTTCCAAGCTTAGCGAAGACACCAGCCAAAGCCGTGGCTCCCTCGTTCTCCAGACGATTACGCCCTGCAATGAAAACTTTAAGCGCAAAAGGCTTCGCTTCCTTAGAGCTGTTGGCATGACAATCCAGCAGAGCTTTCGCCAGCATTTTTCCACCGGATATTCCCAGACCATTGTTGTTAAGTCTCAGCGCCTGTAGCGTGTAACACGTGCTTGAACTCAATAATGCAGCAAGCCCTTGAACTCCAATCGGCCCAAATGCATTATCACTGAGATCCAGTTCAACCAAGTGTGCTCCAGCGATATTCAACCCGTCTCCCAAGTACTCTAGGGCCTTCGGAATCTCTGTTTTCATTCTGCCGGTAAACATGTCTTTCCACAATGCTCGTTTCAAAGCACCACCATGGCTCGCCAGGGTTTCCGATAACGCTTTAGCAGCATCCGGGCCCAGAGTGTTACCTTCTAAGTCTAAATAGTCCAATCGAggacatttttttatctcctCGCACACATCCTcagctgaaatttttttaggttatgtttgaaattgtgaaaattattaaaattataacacaaaataagtgattaaataaatgtacGTACCATCTTTTTCAGAGTTTAATTTTAGTGATTTACCATTAAATGAAACTCCGGTCTCATTATTTGTAGCAGTAACTTCCAACTCGTGTTGAAGCTCTCCAAAATTGAACGAAGTCATTGTTTGAaagttagttttatttttttctcacttaaattattgaaagtggaaataattaaagacggaaaattagcaaaataattgaattaataatgaaatgtttataatgaaatttaatgacTGCGTAGAAAATGTATACAACAACGTAATCACGTTTTCACTGAGCGGGAAAAAACGGAAAATAAACTAATGATGCTTTGTTTGTGTTTTCGAATGAAATTCATTTCTACCAACGTTCGTTTATTTTTGTCAACTGTCAACACTACTTTCGGTGACTTGCTGATAATTTCAAATATGTAGACTATACACTGTGTACAGTCTCTGTATTCAAAGCAAagtatcaagaaaaaaatattttctaggtTCAGAAATCCCTCGTTTTAGCGTTCCAGTCGCATGTGCAATGTGCgcgattaatttaaataaatttattcacaataaatattattggaattaaaataatattcattaattaatagtatgtaaatttttttttttattataatttttcctagaattttaaaattcaattttcgaagaatggaaaaattttaacccgACTAACTTCAAGGTGATGATAAAATTCCACGCCAGCTGCTGGGAAACTTGTGTAGATAAAATTAATGGCGGGCgcatatttttatcaagagTCTCTTGTATGCTTGTTATATGTTCTTATAGAGTGAGAGATAGGGTAAGACCCAAAACCAGtaaaacatcattttttttacttatattatttttattaatggttaCAACTACACAtgtgtcaataaaatattcggTAAGAATAATATCTAAATAAATGTCAATTGCTAAAACAATGTTTTCTATTCAGCACAACTGTTcgcttaaaataaattaattattttaatttcccaGAGGATTTTATTTAGTCATCTTGCTAAATGCATGTTCATGCTTAAAAAACGTacgtaatattttattcaatctaTCCTCATTCTATTGACACGAGTCTCGTCGTCATTACAAATCTATATTCAGCCATTTCAcgtttactttattttaattcttatccGATTTCCATCACCGACATTTTACACCTTTTAAGTATCTTTTGTTATATGTCCgcatatttaaaaacttatttgtttaagataaaaaacgttataataacaattgttTCAACTTCGTCAATACTGTCTTGAAAGTTGCACATAATCAATTGcctattgtttaaaatattacatacgtttttttttcatttatttatttatcattgtcattaaaaaataaataattaaataattgataaactAACTAATTATTACGTGTTTAATTAAACAGTATTCATGCAGTCCTTGAACTCGGTAAATCTGCAGGTGTCAATTAGATAatggttttttatttcaattgaaaTCGTAAGTatgcttaatttatttatttaaattttaaagtaatgattataaataaattttaaattaattataaatatgtggGTAGTAAATTattgatgaaatatttttagatggTATTTTTTGAGTGGATTCAACTTTGACCCAGAGAATTGCTGAGGAATTTGATCAGAACGTAAGAAATAAGCCCAGGTGGTTATGATTGCTGGAAAGTAATGACAGCAAATGGATAAGTAAGTGTGGAAGATGAATGAGTTTgtgaaataattgaaaaattttttgttactgAAAGTTGtaactaaaatttatacagACACTAGCTTTATATTTGGaaatataaatctatatatacataacTAGGAAATACACAGGACAGTATTAGTATTGCATATTATGCATATACTTCTTGTGTATTGAATtagaaagaataattaaagaaagaCTGAAAGAGGGATGTAGTACATTTTCCAAGTCTTGGTTTAGACATTCTAAATTTAGAACATAGCTGACTTGATTCTCTACCACgcttacaaaataatatataacataCTGAGAGTAGTGCCGTGCTAAACAAACGAGTGAGATCTTCTTGTGGATTTAACTCTCCAACGACGGGGCATAGATCTCACACTAATTTTCTACCTTTCTGATGGCTCACTGCCAAATTTCAACGAGTTTAACCGAGAATTATcgataaaattctttttttatttatttatctttttgttTTAACTTAACCGTATCGTACTATTACATTTTTAACGTGTTTATTTTACTTCAATACGTTGAGACGTTTAATTGTTTTGGTttgttcattttatttaatttaactttatttttatattcttttttttttaattgttgcaTGCTCATTTCTGAGCAGgtgcaaattatttattatatttatatttaaattagagTAATGAAACGAAGAAATCTATGTATATGTTTGTTGTACGTTTAAAAGTAGTGACGAAATTAAACTAAATGTGATGTAGTTTTAAGTgggaaacttatttttaaataatttaattttattgtactaACTTCAGACATTTTATGTGTCTACAGACGATGGTGGTGGTAGCTGGTGAAGGTATTGGAGATGTTGTCCATGATATCCCACTTTGTAATGTGACAAAAGATAAAGATTCGCATAGAACAGTAcctggtaaattttttttaattcatttatgcTTGTAATATTGTTGTGAGATTTACATCgtgcatttattttttattttacttacatttttcaaattaattaaaaaaaaaaaaaaaaattatttagataccAAATCATTACTATAAACAACACTACTTGTAttgttttattgataaatttatgaataacAAATAAACAGCAATTGATTTTctgcttaaaaataatttattctattatttacattaaaaaaaaaaaaaaaaataataaataaataattgttttgatcAATCTGCTGAAAATTAATCccaaataaactaaaatacaaaattttaattgatgatAATTGTTTACAGAATTAGAAGATTGTAGTGACCCAAACAAAATGAAGACAAAGATAAAAATCAAGAAGACAATAGTAGTAGTGGCTGGTGAAGCTAAATTTCCGGCGAAAATTATCGACacggaaaataatttaatagccGATTATTCGGTGCTACTGATGGCGCCGAACTCGATCGTGAGCCAAGTCAGGCAGGCGGTTTCGATCTGCTGCAAAGACTCACCCTCAATTGACAAATTCAATTTGTATCTAACGCAGGGAGAAAATCATTTTCCGCTGGACGACATGACCAAGACCCTGGACGATTACGGCGTTAATTTCGACTCACCAAAAGTCAACGAAGCGAGTGGGCAGCTTACTTTTGAGCGACATAACAACGATTGCAAGTATGAGTACAGTAGCACCGAGGATGTCTACCTAGAGTTCAAGCTTTATTACGAGGAACAGAAGCATTTGCTGAACATCAGTTTTCTTGTCTCTAAGGCGACCTGGGTAGAAGACTTGATAGCCAACATAAAAGAACATGTCAATTTTCTTTTCGATAACAAAAATACTGTGAAATTCACACTCTTGTACAGTGGAATCTCAATATCTTCATTTAAATCGTATCACAATACAACGATAGGTGAATTTggttttgatttttcaaaatcagcCGAGGTGATACTTAAACTTCGAGTGTGTACCACTCCCAACTGGGAGGACAGTCACTCTCCGACGAGGAACAGAAGAAACGCTAGCACAACCGATGGGTTTGATTATTCAGCCGCGTTACGTGGTGCAGATGACTCAGGACTCAGTCAAAACAAAGAAAGTGATAGTAGACCCACATCGAACAacaaaacagtaaaaaatgaaatggaACGTTTCAGTCCATCTGGTAATTTTTCAGGATCGCCAAAAGTTGAGCGTAAATATGTCACCGAGCGCAAGTCAGACATATCTTATGTCGGTCTTGTTAATCAAGCGATGACTTGTTATTTGAACAGTCTTCTTCAGGCGCTTTATATGACACCAGAATTTCGCAACGCCCTCTACAACTGGGAGTATGTAGAGGGTTCCGAGAAAGACGAGGCTAACAGCATCCCTTAccaattacaaaaattatttctgaaTCTCCAAACATCGCAAAAGACTGCGGTAGAAACTACTTCGTTGACTAAGAGCTTCGGGTGGGATTCGACAGAGGCTTGGCAGCAGCATGACATTCAGGAACTTTGTCGCGTTATGTTTGACGCTCTAGAGCAAAAGTTTAAAAACACTGAGCAAGCTGACCTGATAAACAGATTCTATGAAGGTAAAATGATTGATTATGTCAAGTGTCTGGAGTGTCAAATGGAAAAATCCCGCGAAGATACTTTCCTAGACATCCCGCTGCCTGTAAAACCATTTGGCAGTACTGTCGCTTATAACAGTGTTGAGGAAGCTCTCAGAGGGTTCGTACAGCCGGAAACTCTTAATGATACTAATCAgtatttttgtgaaaattgcAACAAAAAATGTGACGCTCACAAGGGGCTCAAATTTACAAAGTTTCCTTATTTACTAACGTTACATCTAAAAAGATTTGATTTCGATTATCAAACATTTCACCGCATTAAGTTAAACGATAAGGTTACTTTTCCAGATATTCTTAACTTAAATTCGCTGATACCCTCGTCAGCGTCGCTGGACGACAACGAAGCTGACTCGCCACTGTCTGAAGAAGTTGACGAGTGTCTTCCCTGCGAAAATGGGTTCACTTCAGGGGAGCCAACACCTTCCAGCAGCGAGCAGAATGACGACGAGGGTATTGATATGAATAACGCATCGACGTCGAGCGTTAACAGTCAAGAAAACGATCGCAATCGCAACAATAAAAATCCTCCAGGTCCTTATAAATATGAACTCTTCTCGATAATGATCCACAGCGGCAGTGCAGGAGGTGGACATTACTATGCGTACATAAAGGACTTTAAAACTCAAGAGTGGTTGTGCTTCAATGATCAAAATGTGTCTCCGATAACTCATGACGACATTCAAAAGTCTTACGGCGGTGGTCCCAGCCGAGTCTACTACAGCGGGGCTTACAGCAGCAGTACCAACGCTTACATGCTCATGTACCGGCAAATTGATCCAGAGAGAAACGCTTTACCAATGCAGGTCAATGATTTTCCTAAGCATATTCAGGAGGTGTTGAGAAAAATGAAAGAACAAGAAGAGCGAAGGAATGCCGAGAATTCTATGAACTatcaaaaattccaaattttctGTCACCAtcctaaagaaaaaaaacgtataaacacaaaaatatatttgtttgAGGAAAATGAATCTTTGTCAGATCTAACAAAAAACGCTTATGATCAACTTAATCTTAAAGACTATGTAGATTTGAACCAATGTCGTCTCGTTGCTTATGATCCGGAACCTGATTTTATACAGCGCAGTTTTGAGGGTGCTGAACAGAAAAGTATTGCTTCGATAACGCAGTCATCTGGCTCGTACCAAACTATTTCATCGCCGTACAATTTGCTCAtggagataaaaaataagaatgataAGTTCAAAGTGTATCATCCTGGTGAAATAGCAACTAAAGTCTTCCTTGTTAATGTTAATTCTCACAGGATCGTCGACGGACCAGTTAGTGTCCGTGTGAAGACCAGCGCGACACTTACTGATTACTGTAAATTAGTTGCGGAAGCTTTTAACCAAAAGCCCTTCTCGATGCACATTGTGCTTATGAAGAACAATACTAACAGTATTGTGCTTCAAGAAAACGATTCTCATCCGCTAGAATACAAAGGTTTCACTAGCGGGTGCAAAGTCTTTGTGTCCTCGCACTTGGACTCGAATCCTCTGAAAAAGTTCACCGAGTCGACGCTCAAGGCCATGGTGGAATCCTTCGCTAACATTATTGTTCTGAATATCGAGCTCCCGGATATGAGGAACGAGGTCTTGAAGGAGCTCAATATTCAGCTGTTGGAGTCCAAAAAGGAGGCTAAAGATGAAAAAGTTATGGCAAATGGTTTACCGATCAGCAAACCGGTGGTTAATGGTGAGTCGGGTGTTAATGCTGAGAAACACGATATTGTAGATGGAGAAGTCCAGAAGTCGGGTGAAGATGAGCCTACTGGGTGGAACTCACTGCAAGCTGAAGGCGAAGAATGGCAGGAGAGAAGCACTTCAGAGGACAGCAGTCTCAGTGACAGCGACAGGACTCTGGTTGGTGATGCGTCCGAAGACGACGAGACGAGCAATGTCATTCAAGATTTATTTACACCCACCCGAGAAAACTGGGGGGTAGATGATCAAGTAGATTACTGCTTTAAGGTTAAAAGTAAACCTGGGAGTTCCCCCGACCAGATTCAGCTGCTGGTTGACCAGCACATCACCATGGAGTCTCTGAGGAAACACTTGGAGCAGTATATTAGAATACCACTGGAGTGCTTTAAAGTAATCCAACAGACTAACAACACCGAGGATATTAAATTCATGCGTCCAAGATCAACACCGCGCAGTTTCGAAGACGGCCAGACGCTTACTATACAGCTGGATCGCGCGCTCAGAGACGGAGAGTTTAAAGTTAAGCTTCATTATCTGTGGGTGGGCTACATGACTAGGCCTACCGAGTACAACTTAGTGGGCGAGTGGATTGTCTCGAAAGAAGCCACGGTGGCCCAgactaaaaaagaaataattgaagatCTTAAAGCCAATAGCAACATTGATGTGTCTTATGAGAAATGTcgactgagaaaaaaattttctgccaCGCCGTCAAAGGTCTTGTTCGATCACCAGAAGTTCAAAGATATCGAGCTTATTAATCAAGAGCTGATTGTTCAAGAGCTGCCGGACAAAGATAATGTTACTGATCCCAATCAGATTGTTATCAATGCTATCAAGTTTCTGGTTCAGGATTCTGTCGAGTCGTATGAAATCGCTCTGAGCAACAATACTTTGAGTGAATTGGCTACTAAggtttgtagtttttttttattttttgcacgactcatgatgcgaagcatcagagagttatttacgatcgaaaaatttgttttgccTCGATTTCgcaactatttaattaattacatgaTTGGTAATTCACGTAGGCTAATTAATTTGcgcatcattaaataatttaatggtgATTAAT from Cotesia glomerata isolate CgM1 unplaced genomic scaffold, MPM_Cglom_v2.3 scaffold_51, whole genome shotgun sequence encodes:
- the LOC123274662 gene encoding phosphatidylserine lipase ABHD16A, with the translated sequence MSLLKTIWGCLFSPRLYKYQETTWKSYEPNGFERWGDHVVTSFATLWSLSIWAVPIISPFIFRRSNSLIDSVYTISRFVAGAGVIFIVSLAVRGYARANNPTYLKFIKTLTKAQQAYNQESKEALLKYDFQFWAWPVDFEILSINRPNGKTRIVIQNSSRLARRGGKDLIMAVPCKIVSYIVANTVAIRLMYPGSLTIINFAMQSPMLQGRMDMLDAGGSRSKLRTINKNDIDTMFIDRRHKSSNGHILVITCEGNCGFYETGILTTPMNKGYSVLGWNHPGFGGSTGSPFPDAEIDGMEAVMRYAVEKLGFPEERIIVYGWSIGGYTATWAAMNYPGIHGLVLDATFDDVLPLAISRMPAAIDGIVRTVIREYLNLNVIEQLKRYDGRVLLVRRTDDEIMCTPTNHLSDNRGNILLTKLLMYRYPNLFANCPESQEVLKKYLENPTSDASNSTISLAVRTRGFFSNGMPLNESLCIAKITNSLTKNTPATYPSSLGEDCDTVTKQQLVIYLANKYMEDQVSQHCSPLITELFHPGWDPLSTFKLRAT
- the LOC123274660 gene encoding ran GTPase-activating protein 1 — its product is MTSFNFGELQHELEVTATNNETGVSFNGKSLKLNSEKDAEDVCEEIKKCPRLDYLDLEGNTLGPDAAKALSETLASHGGALKRALWKDMFTGRMKTEIPKALEYLGDGLNIAGAHLVELDLSDNAFGPIGVQGLAALLSSSTCYTLQALRLNNNGLGISGGKMLAKALLDCHANSSKEAKPFALKVFIAGRNRLENEGATALAGVFAKLGTLEEVVMPQNGIYHPGVSALATGLSVNPGLKILNLNDNTVGPKGAQALADVLSNFPALETLNLGDCLLKTKGAMVIADALGIQGNHTSLVELNLAFNEIKTRAVESLARATIDKTQLATLQLDGNAFGEAGRNALRQSLKNYDRIESLEQLEEDATDDEVSGEEDEDSEGDGEDGEDTEKEGSEDDDKENGTVKVNTNIQMSTIPKPKKPISVKEFLKEPTGENFLLLEGDRASKLLEHVKSIAIEKNSQDPLQYIDELLPVAMKVSALCGSGYGDIRVEAEKLTDQLYSHLFDYATTNNQMSYVNNNLLVYLGLIKGENKNSNKADWNLEGCFKALEKVSQQDYFPPLTRAMLKLLIERSFPAKSKTYDPCYDVKMSLKTTLDRLQAT
- the LOC123274659 gene encoding ubiquitin carboxyl-terminal hydrolase 47 isoform X1; protein product: MVVVAGEGIGDVVHDIPLCNVTKDKDSHRTVPELEDCSDPNKMKTKIKIKKTIVVVAGEAKFPAKIIDTENNLIADYSVLLMAPNSIVSQVRQAVSICCKDSPSIDKFNLYLTQGENHFPLDDMTKTLDDYGVNFDSPKVNEASGQLTFERHNNDCKYEYSSTEDVYLEFKLYYEEQKHLLNISFLVSKATWVEDLIANIKEHVNFLFDNKNTVKFTLLYSGISISSFKSYHNTTIGEFGFDFSKSAEVILKLRVCTTPNWEDSHSPTRNRRNASTTDGFDYSAALRGADDSGLSQNKESDSRPTSNNKTVKNEMERFSPSGNFSGSPKVERKYVTERKSDISYVGLVNQAMTCYLNSLLQALYMTPEFRNALYNWEYVEGSEKDEANSIPYQLQKLFLNLQTSQKTAVETTSLTKSFGWDSTEAWQQHDIQELCRVMFDALEQKFKNTEQADLINRFYEGKMIDYVKCLECQMEKSREDTFLDIPLPVKPFGSTVAYNSVEEALRGFVQPETLNDTNQYFCENCNKKCDAHKGLKFTKFPYLLTLHLKRFDFDYQTFHRIKLNDKVTFPDILNLNSLIPSSASLDDNEADSPLSEEVDECLPCENGFTSGEPTPSSSEQNDDEGIDMNNASTSSVNSQENDRNRNNKNPPGPYKYELFSIMIHSGSAGGGHYYAYIKDFKTQEWLCFNDQNVSPITHDDIQKSYGGGPSRVYYSGAYSSSTNAYMLMYRQIDPERNALPMQVNDFPKHIQEVLRKMKEQEERRNAENSMNYQKFQIFCHHPKEKKRINTKIYLFEENESLSDLTKNAYDQLNLKDYVDLNQCRLVAYDPEPDFIQRSFEGAEQKSIASITQSSGSYQTISSPYNLLMEIKNKNDKFKVYHPGEIATKVFLVNVNSHRIVDGPVSVRVKTSATLTDYCKLVAEAFNQKPFSMHIVLMKNNTNSIVLQENDSHPLEYKGFTSGCKVFVSSHLDSNPLKKFTESTLKAMVESFANIIVLNIELPDMRNEVLKELNIQLLESKKEAKDEKVMANGLPISKPVVNGESGVNAEKHDIVDGEVQKSGEDEPTGWNSLQAEGEEWQERSTSEDSSLSDSDRTLVGDASEDDETSNVIQDLFTPTRENWGVDDQVDYCFKVKSKPGSSPDQIQLLVDQHITMESLRKHLEQYIRIPLECFKVIQQTNNTEDIKFMRPRSTPRSFEDGQTLTIQLDRALRDGEFKVKLHYLWVGYMTRPTEYNLVGEWIVSKEATVAQTKKEIIEDLKANSNIDVSYEKCRLRKKFSATPSKVLFDHQKFKDIELINQELIVQELPDKDNVTDPNQIVINAIKFLVQDSVESYEIALSNNTLSELATKLAELTGINAENLNFVKLDWINYGGYADAIDSYKWINLNDESWNLSTLEDGALIYYKDGTEENNYSSNEDDDKSKQNTFDERRLALDSNVNNMRDKTRRFRFCKESSYNSPRRERALKIYFDNK
- the LOC123274659 gene encoding ubiquitin carboxyl-terminal hydrolase 47 isoform X2, translating into MKTKIKIKKTIVVVAGEAKFPAKIIDTENNLIADYSVLLMAPNSIVSQVRQAVSICCKDSPSIDKFNLYLTQGENHFPLDDMTKTLDDYGVNFDSPKVNEASGQLTFERHNNDCKYEYSSTEDVYLEFKLYYEEQKHLLNISFLVSKATWVEDLIANIKEHVNFLFDNKNTVKFTLLYSGISISSFKSYHNTTIGEFGFDFSKSAEVILKLRVCTTPNWEDSHSPTRNRRNASTTDGFDYSAALRGADDSGLSQNKESDSRPTSNNKTVKNEMERFSPSGNFSGSPKVERKYVTERKSDISYVGLVNQAMTCYLNSLLQALYMTPEFRNALYNWEYVEGSEKDEANSIPYQLQKLFLNLQTSQKTAVETTSLTKSFGWDSTEAWQQHDIQELCRVMFDALEQKFKNTEQADLINRFYEGKMIDYVKCLECQMEKSREDTFLDIPLPVKPFGSTVAYNSVEEALRGFVQPETLNDTNQYFCENCNKKCDAHKGLKFTKFPYLLTLHLKRFDFDYQTFHRIKLNDKVTFPDILNLNSLIPSSASLDDNEADSPLSEEVDECLPCENGFTSGEPTPSSSEQNDDEGIDMNNASTSSVNSQENDRNRNNKNPPGPYKYELFSIMIHSGSAGGGHYYAYIKDFKTQEWLCFNDQNVSPITHDDIQKSYGGGPSRVYYSGAYSSSTNAYMLMYRQIDPERNALPMQVNDFPKHIQEVLRKMKEQEERRNAENSMNYQKFQIFCHHPKEKKRINTKIYLFEENESLSDLTKNAYDQLNLKDYVDLNQCRLVAYDPEPDFIQRSFEGAEQKSIASITQSSGSYQTISSPYNLLMEIKNKNDKFKVYHPGEIATKVFLVNVNSHRIVDGPVSVRVKTSATLTDYCKLVAEAFNQKPFSMHIVLMKNNTNSIVLQENDSHPLEYKGFTSGCKVFVSSHLDSNPLKKFTESTLKAMVESFANIIVLNIELPDMRNEVLKELNIQLLESKKEAKDEKVMANGLPISKPVVNGESGVNAEKHDIVDGEVQKSGEDEPTGWNSLQAEGEEWQERSTSEDSSLSDSDRTLVGDASEDDETSNVIQDLFTPTRENWGVDDQVDYCFKVKSKPGSSPDQIQLLVDQHITMESLRKHLEQYIRIPLECFKVIQQTNNTEDIKFMRPRSTPRSFEDGQTLTIQLDRALRDGEFKVKLHYLWVGYMTRPTEYNLVGEWIVSKEATVAQTKKEIIEDLKANSNIDVSYEKCRLRKKFSATPSKVLFDHQKFKDIELINQELIVQELPDKDNVTDPNQIVINAIKFLVQDSVESYEIALSNNTLSELATKLAELTGINAENLNFVKLDWINYGGYADAIDSYKWINLNDESWNLSTLEDGALIYYKDGTEENNYSSNEDDDKSKQNTFDERRLALDSNVNNMRDKTRRFRFCKESSYNSPRRERALKIYFDNK